In a single window of the Xylanimonas protaetiae genome:
- a CDS encoding histidine phosphatase family protein, whose amino-acid sequence MVTTTVHLLRHGEVHNPGRVLYGRIPGYHLSERGHEMARIVAAALTEQGRDVVGVIASPLQRAQETAAPIAAAFKLATGTDERLVEAGNRFEGTTIGAKPWQLLNPRWWPLLRNPLTPSWGEPYREQADRVQAAVADARAAHAGHEVVLVSHQLPIWVTRLGYEDRRLWHDPRKRQCTLCSLTSLHFDDDELVGIEYSEPAGHLATSLSKGAWSVK is encoded by the coding sequence ATGGTGACCACCACCGTCCATCTGCTGCGCCATGGCGAGGTGCACAACCCGGGCCGCGTGCTCTACGGCCGCATCCCGGGCTACCACCTGTCCGAGCGCGGCCACGAGATGGCCCGGATCGTCGCGGCGGCGCTCACCGAGCAGGGCCGCGACGTCGTCGGCGTGATCGCCTCCCCGCTGCAGCGCGCGCAGGAGACGGCCGCGCCGATCGCCGCGGCGTTCAAGCTCGCCACGGGCACCGACGAGCGGCTCGTCGAGGCCGGCAACCGGTTCGAGGGCACGACGATCGGGGCCAAGCCCTGGCAGCTGCTCAACCCGCGCTGGTGGCCGCTGCTGCGCAACCCGCTCACGCCGTCGTGGGGCGAGCCGTACCGCGAGCAGGCCGACCGCGTGCAGGCTGCCGTCGCGGACGCCCGCGCGGCGCACGCCGGGCACGAGGTCGTCCTCGTCAGCCACCAGCTGCCCATCTGGGTCACGCGCCTCGGGTACGAGGACCGTCGGCTGTGGCACGACCCCCGCAAGCGCCAGTGCACGCTGTGCTCCCTGACCAGCCTGCACTTCGACGACGACGAGCTCGTCGGCATCGAGTACTCCGAACCGGCCGGGCACCTCGCGACGTCCCTGAGCAAGGGAGCGTGGTCGGTCAAGTGA
- a CDS encoding cytochrome c biogenesis CcdA family protein translates to MGEAFQTTAFSGSMLLAVPVAILAGLVSFASPCVLPLVPGYVGYVSGMAASSVGGTASRRVGRGRVLGGVALFVAGFTVVFVAFMGAAGAVGSRLVQWEDTLTRVLGVVVLLMGLAFLGGIPFLQRERRFHVSPRAGLWGAPLLGVVFGLGWTPCIGPTLTAITALSLDQASVGRGVALGVAYCLGLGVPFLLVALGLQSSQRMLGFLRRHRLAMLRLGGGLLVLIGLALVTGLWGAVIRAIQGWIGGWETVV, encoded by the coding sequence ATGGGCGAGGCCTTCCAGACCACCGCCTTCTCCGGGTCGATGCTGCTCGCCGTCCCGGTGGCGATCCTCGCCGGCCTGGTGTCGTTCGCGTCGCCGTGCGTCCTGCCGCTCGTGCCCGGCTACGTCGGGTACGTCAGCGGCATGGCGGCGTCGTCGGTCGGGGGAACGGCGTCGCGCCGCGTCGGCCGGGGCCGCGTGCTGGGCGGGGTCGCCCTGTTCGTCGCCGGGTTCACCGTCGTGTTCGTCGCCTTCATGGGCGCGGCCGGGGCCGTCGGGTCGCGGCTCGTGCAGTGGGAGGACACCCTCACGCGCGTGCTCGGCGTCGTCGTCCTGCTCATGGGGCTCGCGTTCCTGGGCGGCATCCCGTTCCTCCAGCGCGAGCGGCGCTTCCACGTGAGCCCGCGCGCCGGGCTGTGGGGTGCCCCGCTGCTGGGCGTCGTGTTCGGCCTGGGCTGGACGCCGTGCATCGGCCCGACCCTCACCGCCATCACGGCCCTCTCGCTCGACCAGGCGTCCGTGGGGCGCGGCGTCGCGCTCGGCGTCGCGTACTGTCTGGGGCTCGGCGTGCCGTTCCTGCTGGTCGCGCTGGGGCTGCAGTCCTCGCAGCGCATGCTCGGGTTCCTGCGCCGGCACCGGCTGGCGATGCTGCGCCTGGGCGGCGGGCTGCTCGTGCTCATCGGGCTCGCGCTCGTCACGGGGCTGTGGGGCGCGGTGATCCGGGCGATCCAGGGCTGGATCGGCGGCTGGGAGACGGTGGTCTGA
- a CDS encoding TlpA family protein disulfide reductase has protein sequence MLLAASLLMAGCAQDSGAGDAVDTGFVPGDGSVREWAPGDREDPVTIAGTDFAGNPVSTADWAGDVVVVNTWYAGCAPCRAEAPDLVALANGRAADGVRVLGINTQDDAGAAQAFERTFDVPYPSIADANGSVIAKLSGVVALQAVPTSVVLDQEHRVAARVIGKADASTMKALVDDLLAEQGPAGTATPAAG, from the coding sequence ATGCTTCTCGCTGCCTCGCTGCTCATGGCCGGCTGCGCCCAGGACTCGGGCGCGGGCGACGCCGTCGACACCGGGTTCGTCCCCGGCGACGGGTCGGTGCGCGAGTGGGCGCCGGGGGACCGCGAGGACCCCGTCACCATCGCCGGCACGGACTTCGCGGGCAACCCCGTCAGCACGGCCGACTGGGCCGGCGACGTCGTCGTCGTCAACACCTGGTACGCCGGGTGCGCGCCGTGCCGGGCCGAGGCGCCCGACCTCGTCGCGCTCGCCAACGGCCGCGCCGCCGACGGCGTGCGCGTGCTCGGCATCAACACGCAGGACGACGCCGGCGCCGCCCAGGCGTTCGAGCGGACGTTCGACGTGCCCTACCCGTCGATCGCCGACGCGAACGGCTCCGTCATCGCGAAGCTGTCGGGCGTCGTCGCGCTCCAGGCCGTGCCCACCTCGGTGGTGCTCGACCAGGAGCACCGCGTGGCCGCACGCGTCATCGGCAAGGCGGACGCGTCGACGATGAAGGCCCTGGTCGACGACCTCCTCGCAGAGCAGGGCCCCGCCGGCACGGCCACCCCGGCGGCCGGCTGA
- a CDS encoding redox-sensing transcriptional repressor Rex, which produces MIETGEAAVPAATVARLPHYLRALRDLQASGVSTTSSTELAEASGVGSAQLRKDLSYLGSFGTRGVGYDVGSLCSVIAGALGLETTHRLAIIGIGNLGQALANYSGYTKRGFEVVALLDVSPAVVGSRPSGGLAVEPLDALEAVLERESVTMVVIATPGPAAQSVAERVVAAGVHEILSFAPVALQLPDTAVVRSVDVAGELQILAFHAAARAATH; this is translated from the coding sequence GTGATCGAGACCGGCGAGGCAGCGGTGCCGGCGGCGACGGTGGCGCGCCTGCCGCACTATCTGCGCGCGTTGCGCGATCTCCAGGCGTCGGGCGTGAGCACGACGTCGTCGACGGAGCTCGCGGAGGCGTCGGGCGTCGGCTCGGCGCAGCTGCGCAAGGACCTGTCGTACCTGGGCTCGTTCGGCACGCGCGGCGTCGGGTACGACGTCGGCTCGCTGTGCTCCGTCATCGCGGGCGCCCTGGGCCTGGAGACGACGCACCGGCTCGCGATCATCGGCATCGGCAACCTGGGCCAGGCCCTGGCGAACTACTCCGGGTACACCAAGCGCGGCTTCGAGGTCGTGGCGCTGCTCGACGTGTCCCCGGCCGTCGTGGGCTCGCGCCCGTCCGGCGGGCTGGCCGTGGAGCCGCTGGACGCGCTGGAGGCGGTGCTCGAGCGGGAGTCCGTGACGATGGTGGTCATCGCGACGCCCGGCCCGGCCGCGCAATCGGTCGCCGAGCGCGTCGTCGCGGCCGGCGTGCACGAGATCCTGTCCTTCGCGCCCGTGGCGCTCCAGCTGCCCGACACCGCCGTCGTGCGGTCGGTGGACGTGGCGGGCGAGCTGCAGATCCTGGCGTTCCACGCGGCGGCCCGCGCGGCGACGCACTGA
- a CDS encoding glutaredoxin family protein has protein sequence MDRPPTLTARVVLFTRAGCHLCDDARAVVARVCEAAGETWCEVDVDAGPDSATLRDRYGDYVPVVEVDGVQQGFWQVDGDRLARRLAGRR, from the coding sequence GTGGACAGGCCGCCGACGCTCACCGCCCGGGTGGTCCTGTTCACCCGCGCGGGCTGTCACCTGTGCGACGACGCACGCGCCGTCGTGGCCCGGGTGTGCGAGGCGGCCGGTGAGACGTGGTGTGAGGTCGACGTCGACGCCGGGCCTGATTCCGCTACCCTGCGTGACCGGTACGGCGACTACGTGCCCGTCGTCGAGGTCGACGGCGTCCAGCAGGGGTTCTGGCAGGTCGACGGCGACCGGCTGGCGCGGCGGCTCGCGGGGCGCCGATGA
- a CDS encoding MarR family winged helix-turn-helix transcriptional regulator, which yields MTEPRWLSDDQQRWWRAYLEGTARFVDALDRAHDDGVPLSLGEYHLMVQLSEAPGRTLRMSELADCLALSRSRLTHTVDRMERRGLVRREPVPGDRRGVNCVMTDAGWDLLVASAPHHVEAVRRYMVDVLTPEEFEVLGRAMAKVAREARRALG from the coding sequence ATGACAGAGCCTCGCTGGCTCAGCGACGACCAGCAACGATGGTGGCGCGCCTACCTCGAGGGGACCGCGCGGTTCGTGGACGCGCTCGACCGCGCCCACGACGACGGCGTCCCCCTCAGCCTCGGCGAGTACCACCTCATGGTCCAGCTGTCCGAGGCGCCGGGCCGCACCCTGCGCATGTCGGAGCTCGCCGACTGCCTCGCGCTGTCCCGCTCCCGCCTCACCCACACCGTCGACCGGATGGAGCGGCGCGGCCTCGTGCGGCGCGAGCCCGTGCCCGGCGACCGGCGCGGCGTCAACTGCGTGATGACCGACGCCGGGTGGGACCTGCTCGTCGCCTCGGCACCCCACCACGTCGAGGCGGTGCGCCGGTACATGGTGGACGTGCTCACGCCCGAGGAGTTCGAGGTGCTCGGGCGGGCGATGGCCAAGGTGGCCCGGGAGGCCAGGCGCGCCCTCGGCTGA
- a CDS encoding YceI family protein: MATPLPTDLTAGTYVIDAAHSTASFQVRHAGIAKVRGTIAITSGAITVGDDLEASSVTAVLDPASVSTGDANRDNHLKSADFWDAATKPEWSFASTTVKVAGNEILVVGDLTINGVTRQVELPTEFTGTATDPFGNARAGFESELEISRADYGLTWNAALETGGFLVGDKVKIALDVSTIKQA; this comes from the coding sequence ATGGCCACGCCGCTCCCCACCGACCTCACCGCCGGCACCTACGTCATCGACGCCGCGCACTCGACCGCCTCGTTCCAGGTCCGCCACGCGGGCATCGCCAAGGTCCGCGGCACCATCGCGATCACGTCGGGCGCCATCACGGTCGGTGACGACCTCGAGGCCTCGTCGGTGACCGCCGTCCTCGACCCCGCCTCGGTCAGCACGGGCGACGCCAACCGCGACAACCACCTCAAGTCGGCCGACTTCTGGGACGCCGCCACGAAGCCGGAGTGGTCCTTCGCGTCGACGACCGTCAAGGTCGCGGGCAACGAGATCCTGGTCGTGGGCGACCTGACCATCAACGGCGTGACCCGCCAGGTCGAGCTCCCCACCGAGTTCACCGGCACCGCCACCGACCCGTTCGGCAACGCGCGCGCCGGCTTCGAGTCCGAGCTCGAGATCTCGCGCGCCGACTACGGCCTGACCTGGAACGCCGCGCTGGAGACCGGCGGCTTCCTGGTGGGCGACAAGGTCAAGATCGCCCTCGACGTCTCGACGATCAAGCAGGCCTGA